A region from the Eptesicus fuscus isolate TK198812 chromosome 1, DD_ASM_mEF_20220401, whole genome shotgun sequence genome encodes:
- the FHL1 gene encoding four and a half LIM domains protein 1 isoform X4, whose translation MTFYVASLALELIWMLSSPTGPSRYKVGTMAEKFDCHYCRDPLQGKKYVEKDGHHCCLKCFDKFCANTCVECRKPIGADSKEVHYKNRYWHDTCFRCAKCLHPLANETFMSKDNKILCNKCTTREDSPKCKGCFKPIVAGDQNVEYKGTVWHKDCFTCSNCKQVIGSGSFFPKGEDFYCVTCHESKFAKHCVKCNKAITSGGITYQDQPWHAECFVCVTCSKKLAGQRFTAVEDQYYCVDCYKNFVAKKCAGCKNPITGFGKGSSVVAYEGQSWHDYCFHCKKCSVNLANKRFVFHQEHVYCPDCAKKL comes from the exons ATGACTTTCTATGTGGCCTCTCTGGCTCTGGAGCTAATTTGGATGCTGAGTAGCCCCACAG GTCCCTCCAGGTACAAGGTGGGCACCATGGCTGAGAAGTTTGACTGCCACTACTGCAGGGACCCCCTGCAGGGGAAGAAGTACGTGGAGAAGGATGGCCACCACTGCTGCCTGAAGTGCTTTGACAAGTTCTGCGCCAACACCTGTGTGGAATGCCGCAAGCCCATCGGTGCGGACTCCAAG GAGGTGCACTATAAGAACCGCTACTGGCACGACACCTGCTTCCGCTGTGCCAAGTGCCTGCACCCCTTGGCCAATGAGACTTTTATGTCCAAGGACAACAAGATCCTGTGCAACAAGTGCACCACTCGGGAGGACTCCCCCAAGTGCAAGGGCTGCTTCAAGCCAATTGTGGCAG GAGATCAGAATGTGGAATACAAGGGGACCGTCTGGCACAAAGACTGCTTCACCTGCAGCAACTGCAAGCAAGTCATCGGCTCTGGAAGCTTCTTCCCAAAAGGGGAGGACTTCTACTGCGTGACTTGCCATGAGTCCAAATTTGCCAAGCACTGCGTGAAGTGCAACAAG GCCATCACATCTGGAGGAATCACTTACCAGGATCAGCCCTGGCATGCCGAGTGCTTTGTGTGTGTTACCTGCTCTAAGAAGCTGGCTGGGCAGCGTTTCACCGCTGTGGAGGACCAGTATTACTGCGTGGATTGCTACAAGAACTTTGTGGCCAAGAAGTGTGCTGGATGCAAGAACCCCATCACTG GGTTTGGTAAAGGCTCCAGTGTGGTGGCCTATGAAGGACAATCCTGGCACGACTACTGCTTCCACTGCAAAAAATGCTCCGTGAATCTGGCCAACAAGCGCTTTGTTTTCCATCAGGAGCATGTGTATTGTCCCGACTGTGCCAAAAAGCTGTAA
- the FHL1 gene encoding four and a half LIM domains protein 1 isoform X5, translating to MASHRHSGPSRYKVGTMAEKFDCHYCRDPLQGKKYVEKDGHHCCLKCFDKFCANTCVECRKPIGADSKEVHYKNRYWHDTCFRCAKCLHPLANETFMSKDNKILCNKCTTREDSPKCKGCFKPIVAGDQNVEYKGTVWHKDCFTCSNCKQVIGSGSFFPKGEDFYCVTCHESKFAKHCVKCNKAITSGGITYQDQPWHAECFVCVTCSKKLAGQRFTAVEDQYYCVDCYKNFVAKKCAGCKNPITGFGKGSSVVAYEGQSWHDYCFHCKKCSVNLANKRFVFHQEHVYCPDCAKKL from the exons ATGGCTTCCCATAGACACTCAG GTCCCTCCAGGTACAAGGTGGGCACCATGGCTGAGAAGTTTGACTGCCACTACTGCAGGGACCCCCTGCAGGGGAAGAAGTACGTGGAGAAGGATGGCCACCACTGCTGCCTGAAGTGCTTTGACAAGTTCTGCGCCAACACCTGTGTGGAATGCCGCAAGCCCATCGGTGCGGACTCCAAG GAGGTGCACTATAAGAACCGCTACTGGCACGACACCTGCTTCCGCTGTGCCAAGTGCCTGCACCCCTTGGCCAATGAGACTTTTATGTCCAAGGACAACAAGATCCTGTGCAACAAGTGCACCACTCGGGAGGACTCCCCCAAGTGCAAGGGCTGCTTCAAGCCAATTGTGGCAG GAGATCAGAATGTGGAATACAAGGGGACCGTCTGGCACAAAGACTGCTTCACCTGCAGCAACTGCAAGCAAGTCATCGGCTCTGGAAGCTTCTTCCCAAAAGGGGAGGACTTCTACTGCGTGACTTGCCATGAGTCCAAATTTGCCAAGCACTGCGTGAAGTGCAACAAG GCCATCACATCTGGAGGAATCACTTACCAGGATCAGCCCTGGCATGCCGAGTGCTTTGTGTGTGTTACCTGCTCTAAGAAGCTGGCTGGGCAGCGTTTCACCGCTGTGGAGGACCAGTATTACTGCGTGGATTGCTACAAGAACTTTGTGGCCAAGAAGTGTGCTGGATGCAAGAACCCCATCACTG GGTTTGGTAAAGGCTCCAGTGTGGTGGCCTATGAAGGACAATCCTGGCACGACTACTGCTTCCACTGCAAAAAATGCTCCGTGAATCTGGCCAACAAGCGCTTTGTTTTCCATCAGGAGCATGTGTATTGTCCCGACTGTGCCAAAAAGCTGTAA
- the FHL1 gene encoding four and a half LIM domains protein 1 isoform X3, giving the protein MAEKFDCHYCRDPLQGKKYVEKDGHHCCLKCFDKFCANTCVECRKPIGADSKEVHYKNRYWHDTCFRCAKCLHPLANETFMSKDNKILCNKCTTREDSPKCKGCFKPIVAGDQNVEYKGTVWHKDCFTCSNCKQVIGSGSFFPKGEDFYCVTCHESKFAKHCVKCNKAITSGGITYQDQPWHAECFVCVTCSKKLAGQRFTAVEDQYYCVDCYKNFVAKKCAGCKNPITGKRTVSRVSHPVSKARKPPVCHGKRLPLTLFPSANLRGRHPGGERTCPSWVVVLYRKNRSLAAPRGPGLVKAPVWWPMKDNPGTTTASTAKNAP; this is encoded by the exons ATGGCTGAGAAGTTTGACTGCCACTACTGCAGGGACCCCCTGCAGGGGAAGAAGTACGTGGAGAAGGATGGCCACCACTGCTGCCTGAAGTGCTTTGACAAGTTCTGCGCCAACACCTGTGTGGAATGCCGCAAGCCCATCGGTGCGGACTCCAAG GAGGTGCACTATAAGAACCGCTACTGGCACGACACCTGCTTCCGCTGTGCCAAGTGCCTGCACCCCTTGGCCAATGAGACTTTTATGTCCAAGGACAACAAGATCCTGTGCAACAAGTGCACCACTCGGGAGGACTCCCCCAAGTGCAAGGGCTGCTTCAAGCCAATTGTGGCAG GAGATCAGAATGTGGAATACAAGGGGACCGTCTGGCACAAAGACTGCTTCACCTGCAGCAACTGCAAGCAAGTCATCGGCTCTGGAAGCTTCTTCCCAAAAGGGGAGGACTTCTACTGCGTGACTTGCCATGAGTCCAAATTTGCCAAGCACTGCGTGAAGTGCAACAAG GCCATCACATCTGGAGGAATCACTTACCAGGATCAGCCCTGGCATGCCGAGTGCTTTGTGTGTGTTACCTGCTCTAAGAAGCTGGCTGGGCAGCGTTTCACCGCTGTGGAGGACCAGTATTACTGCGTGGATTGCTACAAGAACTTTGTGGCCAAGAAGTGTGCTGGATGCAAGAACCCCATCACTG GGAAAAGGACTGTGTCAAGAGTGAGCCACCCAGTCTCTAAAGCTAGGAAGCCCCCAGTGTGCCACGGGAAACGCTTGCCTCTCACCCTGTTTCCCAGCGCCAACCTCCGGGGCAGGCATCCGGGTGGAGAGAGGACTTGTCCCTCGTGGGTGGTGGTTCTTTATAGAAAAAATCGAAGCTTAGCAGCTCCTCGAGGCCCG GGTTTGGTAAAGGCTCCAGTGTGGTGGCCTATGAAGGACAATCCTGGCACGACTACTGCTTCCACTGCAAAAAATGCTCCGTGA
- the FHL1 gene encoding four and a half LIM domains protein 1 isoform X2, which yields MLSSPTGPSRYKVGTMAEKFDCHYCRDPLQGKKYVEKDGHHCCLKCFDKFCANTCVECRKPIGADSKEVHYKNRYWHDTCFRCAKCLHPLANETFMSKDNKILCNKCTTREDSPKCKGCFKPIVAGDQNVEYKGTVWHKDCFTCSNCKQVIGSGSFFPKGEDFYCVTCHESKFAKHCVKCNKAITSGGITYQDQPWHAECFVCVTCSKKLAGQRFTAVEDQYYCVDCYKNFVAKKCAGCKNPITGKRTVSRVSHPVSKARKPPVCHGKRLPLTLFPSANLRGRHPGGERTCPSWVVVLYRKNRSLAAPRGPGLVKAPVWWPMKDNPGTTTASTAKNAP from the exons ATGCTGAGTAGCCCCACAG GTCCCTCCAGGTACAAGGTGGGCACCATGGCTGAGAAGTTTGACTGCCACTACTGCAGGGACCCCCTGCAGGGGAAGAAGTACGTGGAGAAGGATGGCCACCACTGCTGCCTGAAGTGCTTTGACAAGTTCTGCGCCAACACCTGTGTGGAATGCCGCAAGCCCATCGGTGCGGACTCCAAG GAGGTGCACTATAAGAACCGCTACTGGCACGACACCTGCTTCCGCTGTGCCAAGTGCCTGCACCCCTTGGCCAATGAGACTTTTATGTCCAAGGACAACAAGATCCTGTGCAACAAGTGCACCACTCGGGAGGACTCCCCCAAGTGCAAGGGCTGCTTCAAGCCAATTGTGGCAG GAGATCAGAATGTGGAATACAAGGGGACCGTCTGGCACAAAGACTGCTTCACCTGCAGCAACTGCAAGCAAGTCATCGGCTCTGGAAGCTTCTTCCCAAAAGGGGAGGACTTCTACTGCGTGACTTGCCATGAGTCCAAATTTGCCAAGCACTGCGTGAAGTGCAACAAG GCCATCACATCTGGAGGAATCACTTACCAGGATCAGCCCTGGCATGCCGAGTGCTTTGTGTGTGTTACCTGCTCTAAGAAGCTGGCTGGGCAGCGTTTCACCGCTGTGGAGGACCAGTATTACTGCGTGGATTGCTACAAGAACTTTGTGGCCAAGAAGTGTGCTGGATGCAAGAACCCCATCACTG GGAAAAGGACTGTGTCAAGAGTGAGCCACCCAGTCTCTAAAGCTAGGAAGCCCCCAGTGTGCCACGGGAAACGCTTGCCTCTCACCCTGTTTCCCAGCGCCAACCTCCGGGGCAGGCATCCGGGTGGAGAGAGGACTTGTCCCTCGTGGGTGGTGGTTCTTTATAGAAAAAATCGAAGCTTAGCAGCTCCTCGAGGCCCG GGTTTGGTAAAGGCTCCAGTGTGGTGGCCTATGAAGGACAATCCTGGCACGACTACTGCTTCCACTGCAAAAAATGCTCCGTGA
- the FHL1 gene encoding four and a half LIM domains protein 1 isoform X6: MASHRHSGPSRYKVGTMAEKFDCHYCRDPLQGKKYVEKDGHHCCLKCFDKFCANTCVECRKPIGADSKEVHYKNRYWHDTCFRCAKCLHPLANETFMSKDNKILCNKCTTREDSPKCKGCFKPIVAGDQNVEYKGTVWHKDCFTCSNCKQVIGSGSFFPKGEDFYCVTCHESKFAKHCVKCNKGLVKAPVWWPMKDNPGTTTASTAKNAP, translated from the exons ATGGCTTCCCATAGACACTCAG GTCCCTCCAGGTACAAGGTGGGCACCATGGCTGAGAAGTTTGACTGCCACTACTGCAGGGACCCCCTGCAGGGGAAGAAGTACGTGGAGAAGGATGGCCACCACTGCTGCCTGAAGTGCTTTGACAAGTTCTGCGCCAACACCTGTGTGGAATGCCGCAAGCCCATCGGTGCGGACTCCAAG GAGGTGCACTATAAGAACCGCTACTGGCACGACACCTGCTTCCGCTGTGCCAAGTGCCTGCACCCCTTGGCCAATGAGACTTTTATGTCCAAGGACAACAAGATCCTGTGCAACAAGTGCACCACTCGGGAGGACTCCCCCAAGTGCAAGGGCTGCTTCAAGCCAATTGTGGCAG GAGATCAGAATGTGGAATACAAGGGGACCGTCTGGCACAAAGACTGCTTCACCTGCAGCAACTGCAAGCAAGTCATCGGCTCTGGAAGCTTCTTCCCAAAAGGGGAGGACTTCTACTGCGTGACTTGCCATGAGTCCAAATTTGCCAAGCACTGCGTGAAGTGCAACAAG GGTTTGGTAAAGGCTCCAGTGTGGTGGCCTATGAAGGACAATCCTGGCACGACTACTGCTTCCACTGCAAAAAATGCTCCGTGA
- the FHL1 gene encoding four and a half LIM domains protein 1 isoform X1, which translates to MASHRHSGPSRYKVGTMAEKFDCHYCRDPLQGKKYVEKDGHHCCLKCFDKFCANTCVECRKPIGADSKEVHYKNRYWHDTCFRCAKCLHPLANETFMSKDNKILCNKCTTREDSPKCKGCFKPIVAGDQNVEYKGTVWHKDCFTCSNCKQVIGSGSFFPKGEDFYCVTCHESKFAKHCVKCNKAITSGGITYQDQPWHAECFVCVTCSKKLAGQRFTAVEDQYYCVDCYKNFVAKKCAGCKNPITGKRTVSRVSHPVSKARKPPVCHGKRLPLTLFPSANLRGRHPGGERTCPSWVVVLYRKNRSLAAPRGPGLVKAPVWWPMKDNPGTTTASTAKNAP; encoded by the exons ATGGCTTCCCATAGACACTCAG GTCCCTCCAGGTACAAGGTGGGCACCATGGCTGAGAAGTTTGACTGCCACTACTGCAGGGACCCCCTGCAGGGGAAGAAGTACGTGGAGAAGGATGGCCACCACTGCTGCCTGAAGTGCTTTGACAAGTTCTGCGCCAACACCTGTGTGGAATGCCGCAAGCCCATCGGTGCGGACTCCAAG GAGGTGCACTATAAGAACCGCTACTGGCACGACACCTGCTTCCGCTGTGCCAAGTGCCTGCACCCCTTGGCCAATGAGACTTTTATGTCCAAGGACAACAAGATCCTGTGCAACAAGTGCACCACTCGGGAGGACTCCCCCAAGTGCAAGGGCTGCTTCAAGCCAATTGTGGCAG GAGATCAGAATGTGGAATACAAGGGGACCGTCTGGCACAAAGACTGCTTCACCTGCAGCAACTGCAAGCAAGTCATCGGCTCTGGAAGCTTCTTCCCAAAAGGGGAGGACTTCTACTGCGTGACTTGCCATGAGTCCAAATTTGCCAAGCACTGCGTGAAGTGCAACAAG GCCATCACATCTGGAGGAATCACTTACCAGGATCAGCCCTGGCATGCCGAGTGCTTTGTGTGTGTTACCTGCTCTAAGAAGCTGGCTGGGCAGCGTTTCACCGCTGTGGAGGACCAGTATTACTGCGTGGATTGCTACAAGAACTTTGTGGCCAAGAAGTGTGCTGGATGCAAGAACCCCATCACTG GGAAAAGGACTGTGTCAAGAGTGAGCCACCCAGTCTCTAAAGCTAGGAAGCCCCCAGTGTGCCACGGGAAACGCTTGCCTCTCACCCTGTTTCCCAGCGCCAACCTCCGGGGCAGGCATCCGGGTGGAGAGAGGACTTGTCCCTCGTGGGTGGTGGTTCTTTATAGAAAAAATCGAAGCTTAGCAGCTCCTCGAGGCCCG GGTTTGGTAAAGGCTCCAGTGTGGTGGCCTATGAAGGACAATCCTGGCACGACTACTGCTTCCACTGCAAAAAATGCTCCGTGA